The bacterium genome segment TTATACCTCAGGGTTGGCGTCCTGTAAAACCGATCCGACGTATGTCCGGCCGGCCGTCCCGAAGCAGTACCCGTTGCACAGCCCCCGGGGAGCGTGGCGCCTCGCGACGTCGGCCCACCGGTCCTCCAGCGCGAACGAACCGCCGGCGAAGGCCCGGGTCAACGCCTCCCGGTAGGCGGCGCCGATCTCCGAGCGGTACGCCGCGGTCTCGTAGAGCCCCTCGACCCGGAAGACGCGAAAGCCGTCCGCCACCAGCCGCGGAAGGTGCTCCAGCAGGCACATGTCCCTGCCCGAGAGGACTCCCTTCCCGACCGTCTTCAGAACCCAGCGGCGGGAGGTGAGCCAGTGGACCTCCCTGCAGGCGGAGGGGCACTTCGGGTCGGACTCCTCGGGCTCCGTCAGCAGGAAGCAGCGGTCGGTGACGCCGAGGGGGATCTTCCCGTGGACGAGGACCTCGACCTCGACCCCCGCTTCGCGGGCGAGGATCGCCATCTCCTCGAGGGACACCTCGGCGTTCGGACGCACCCGCACCGCCCCCGCGTCGCGCATGACCGCCGCCGCGAGGTGGGTGTAGACGTTCGCGTAGGCGCCCATGTGGGCCGGTACCGGCCCCCCTTTTTCGCGCACGATCCGCAGGACTCCCAGGTTGTGGATCTCGAGGGCGTCCGCCCCCGCGGCCGCGGCGGCGTCGACCAGGCGGGCGACGTGGGGGAGGTCCGCCTGGCGCGGCGCGGCCGGCGTGGTGACGTACGCGCGCTTCCCCGCCGCGTGAAGGCGGGAGACGATCCCCGGGAGAAGGTCGAGCGCTTCGGCGTAGTTCCCCTCGACGCGCCGGCAGTACGGAGTGCCGAGGCACACGGCGTCGTAGGGGGAGAGGTCGGTCCCCTCGAGCTCCCCGGGGGAGGCGATGCTGACGACGAGTTCGAATCTTGTTATTTCCGTCCGCCCCGTTTCAGGTCGATCAGGACCAGCTTGATCACCGCCTTCAACGTCTCGAAGACCCCGCTCCCCCGGGTGGCCGACGCCTCGAACTCGGGGACGTTGCGCCGGTTGAGGAGCGCGTGGAGCTCGGCCAGCGAGGCGACGTTCGGCACGTCGCGCTTGTTGTACTGGATCACCAGGGGGAGCCTGTCGGGGTCATACCCCTGCTCCCGCAGGTTCAACCGAAGATTCTCCATCGACTCCTCGTTCGCGTCCGCGCGGGTGAGCTGGGAGTCGGCGCAGAAGACGACGCCGTCGACACCGCGCAGGATGAGCCGCCGACTGGCGTCGTAGAAGACCTGCCCGGGAACGGTGTACAGGTGAAAGCGCGTCTTGAAGCCGCGGATCTCGCCCAGCGACAGCGGGAGGAAGTCGAAAAAGAGGGTCCGCTCCGTCTCGGTGGCGAGGGAGATCATCTTCCCGCGCGCCTCGGGGTTCATCCGCTGGTAGATGGCTTGCAGGTTGGTCGTTTTCCCGCACAGGCCGGGGCCGTAATAGACGATCTTGCAGTTGATCTCGCGGGAGGAGTAGTTGATGAAGGACAT includes the following:
- a CDS encoding gliding-motility protein MglA, which gives rise to MSFINYSSREINCKIVYYGPGLCGKTTNLQAIYQRMNPEARGKMISLATETERTLFFDFLPLSLGEIRGFKTRFHLYTVPGQVFYDASRRLILRGVDGVVFCADSQLTRADANEESMENLRLNLREQGYDPDRLPLVIQYNKRDVPNVASLAELHALLNRRNVPEFEASATRGSGVFETLKAVIKLVLIDLKRGGRK
- a CDS encoding U32 family peptidase, encoding MCLGTPYCRRVEGNYAEALDLLPGIVSRLHAAGKRAYVTTPAAPRQADLPHVARLVDAAAAAGADALEIHNLGVLRIVREKGGPVPAHMGAYANVYTHLAAAVMRDAGAVRVRPNAEVSLEEMAILAREAGVEVEVLVHGKIPLGVTDRCFLLTEPEESDPKCPSACREVHWLTSRRWVLKTVGKGVLSGRDMCLLEHLPRLVADGFRVFRVEGLYETAAYRSEIGAAYREALTRAFAGGSFALEDRWADVARRHAPRGLCNGYCFGTAGRTYVGSVLQDANPEV